The genomic interval AAAAGTGGTGTAATGCCTTTGCAGCTGAAATGCTTATCCCTACTGCTGAACTTATAAAAATGAATTTGGTATTGGAGCAGCAACAAAGAGGTGAAAAAGTTTGGATGAAGAATACTTTAATTGAATTAGGTAATCATTTCCACGTTGGACCTTTGGCTATTTTGAGAAGTTTATTGGAAAATAATCTTACAACTCCCTCTTTTTACCAGGAAAAGCACCAGGCATGGAACAAACCGACCTTCGCTAGATCAAAAAATCCGGAAGGAAGAAATCCGGCCAAAGATACTATCAAAGAAAAAGGCAGAACTTACATTTCGTTGGCGTTTTCTGCATTTGATAAGAATAGAATTGATCTTAAAGACCTATCAGATTATTTAGGTGTCAAATTGTCTTATATCCCCAAAACACGTCAATTATTGAATTCCTATTAATGGAAATTGATTTCAGCCAGGGACATACCGTTTACTTAATTGATACAAGTGGTTTGATAAAGCTTGAATCTACTTTTAAGCCTGAAAATCCGGTCTATGCAGCAGTATGGGAAGAAATTGAAGATTTGATCAAACAAGGGTTTTTCAAAACGATTGATTTTGTGGAAATTGAAATTAATGAATATGAAGGAAAAGAAGAGTTTCTGAAAAAGTGGGTTAAAAAATGGAAAAGAATTTTTGTCGTTGAAACTGACGTGGAATCGTTTAATGCTGCAATCCCAATATGTGACCAGGAATATCAAACCGGATTTTTTAATGCAAAAAAGCAAGCTGAAGGAAAAGAGGAGGCTGATGCATATCTTATAGGATATTGCATAGCTCATAATTGTGTTTTAATTACAAATGAAGGAAAAGATAAGTCAAATAAAATTCCTGCAGTGGCTAATAAAAATGGGGTCAAGTGTATTGATGTTGATGAGTTTTTAATGGAAAGAGGTCTAAAAATGGAACGTAAAAAGAAATAAGTCAACATATCTTACAAGTAATTGCCAAAGCCCCACAAGTTGGCAGTTCCCAGTTCGCAGTTTCTGTTTCGCCGACCACCGACCGCCGACCGCTGACCGCCGACTGGGAACTGCGAACTGCGAACTGAAAAATGCTATATCTGTCAGTAAACTAATCCTCCCTCCAAATGAAGCACTTTACTTTCCGCCTTACCATCCTATTCATTCTGCTGTCATTCTTCGCAGCCGGCCAATCCGACACGATCAGCAAGCCGGTAAAAAAGGAAAAGATCAAAAAAGGCTGGACTTTCGGCGCATTGCCGGTCGTGGCCTATGATTCCGATATGGGCTTCCAGTATGGCGCCCTGGCCCAGTTCTTTGATTATGGGGATGGTACCATTTACCCGGAATACCGCCATACATTTTATGTAAAAGTGAGCCGTTTCACGAAAGGTTCAGGAGTCAACCAGCTTTTCTATGATTCCAAATACCTGATCCCGGGCCACATCCGCATAACGGCTGACTTGGATTACCTAACCGAGCGGGCACTTGACTTTTACGGTATTAATGGCTACGAAGCCAATTACGAACCAGGCGTAACAGACAAGGAATCGGATGAAAGACAGCCACCGTTGACATTGAAAGGATGAACAAAGGCAAAAAAGAGAGTAAACAATTGCCCGACAGTACGAGTCTTCTTTATGATAAGTATGTGGAATATGGCCTGATCAGTGAGGAGGAGAAGGAAGGCGGAAGCCACCTCATTGATAATAATGATCAATTATTGCAGTCTGCCTGCTTAAATTTTTAAAATTAGTAAGAAAATATTCTTTAACTATTTTAAATCAAAGACGCTAAGATTTTGATAATCTCCTATTTTGTGTTTTAAATAAGGTAATAAATAATCTTGTTTATTTAAAACGGAATCAATAATCAAAAATTGAACATCATTATTCATGTAGTAATTCATTCTTTGGTCAAACGTCATATCTGCATAGCCAAAACCTGAAAAACCTTTTTGATCCATAAAATATAATGAAATATTTATACTGCGATCAGGCAGGCTTAAAACCTTATCTGTTCGTTCTATTCCCAAACTTCTAAGATATGGCGTTATCGTTTCATATGCTTTCAAATGATTAGCATAATCCCAATGATACCAAGCCCAATAATCTACAGCATTTTTATCGACTACAAAGTTGGTTTTGACAATCCAATCACTTGTTGAATATTTCATCCTATTTATAACAGCTGTTTCATAAATTAAAAGTAAAACAGCACAAAATACAAATATCTTTAACGGTAACATCTTAAAAATTCTACTATAATTTCTTTTCAGCATTTCAAGCATAGCGATAAAGGGAAGCGGAATAAAAATCAAAAGATTTGTGAGATAATAATCATGAACTGTAAAGGCTTTATAGAAAAGAAGTATATATGATACTACACCCAAAAAAACTAAAACATTAATAAAAAATAAACATTTATTCATCTTTCGATAAAAGAAAAATAAAGTAATAAAAAGCGACAAAGTCAAGTAAAGTGCTTTTTTGTCGAAATAAGCAGGAACCAAGTCATTTATAAAACTTGACCAGATGCTTTTTCTCGTAATCAAATCTATATCCCAGATTGGATATAGGCCAGTTAAAAAAATCCCGCTTATATTCTTTTGATTGTAATGAATTGCATAACTATACCAGACAAATAATACAAATAACACAATTAAATAGGGTATAAGGTTATACCAGCGATATAACTGACCTTTTTCTTTTTTAGAGAAAAGAACTAAATAAATATGTATTGATAGAATGGCAATAAAAATAATTAAGGAACTTATTTTTATTAACCCGCCCAAAAGGAAAAATAGAAAAGACAAATAGTACCAACCTTTTTTTTGTTGATTAAGTCCTTTCCACAAAAAAAAGCTGCCTGTCAGAACAAAGCCAAATGCTGGAGCATCTGCTGTGAAATTATTGGAATAATAAACTAAAATGGGTGAAGTGAAAACCAGAAATGTGATTATAAATGACCAAAAAGAATCTGAAATTATAATTTGAATAAGCTTATAAAGACAGAAGAGTCCTGAAAAAACAATCAAAATATTTATCAACCTGAAAATAAATTCATGATATCCAAAAACTTTCCAAAGTTGTGCTACAGAGTAATAAATTAAAGGGCATTCACTAACTGTCTTACCATCTTTTTCGCCGACCCAGTGAATAGCTGGTTCCAAAAAATTTCTATTTTCCATGTAATAATTCATCGTGATCGACAAACAATCAGCCTGCCTCCAGAGATGGGTAGAATAAGGCCGATGTGTTAGTATGTTGTGGTAGTTATATAAAAGAGATATTGACAATAAGAGAATCACAAAAAAAATGTCGGCTTTATTTTTTTCTAAAAAATTTCTCATAAACGTTTTATTGTTACTGTTTAGAATTTTTTTTATCTTTTCTCCTTTATACGATAAATTGTCGACGGTAAATTTTATCTTTTTCATATTTCAGGATTAAAATTAGTCTTTTTTGTCTATTTTAATCGGTAGGATTTTTGGGATACTTACACCTAAGTAATTTTTAATATCAACGGAATCAGATTCAAGAAAGCTGATATTATCAATACCAATTCCGGGCTTAACAATAATTCTGTTATCAGGCTCCTGACAATTAGTCGATAAAAATCCAATAAAACAAAAACCTATCAAAATCCAAAATTTCATATCCATTACAGGGAATTTTTTCTAGTCGTACATTGCTCTTTTACACTACTTTATCTGCTACTCAGAATTCGCCGAAGGCGATCTGGTAGTGTAAAAGCCACGGTACGTATTCCTATCGCATTACCAAAGCTCCACAAGCCAACACAGACAGACAAAAATA from Bacteroidales bacterium carries:
- a CDS encoding DUF4411 family protein; this translates as MEIDFSQGHTVYLIDTSGLIKLESTFKPENPVYAAVWEEIEDLIKQGFFKTIDFVEIEINEYEGKEEFLKKWVKKWKRIFVVETDVESFNAAIPICDQEYQTGFFNAKKQAEGKEEADAYLIGYCIAHNCVLITNEGKDKSNKIPAVANKNGVKCIDVDEFLMERGLKMERKKK
- a CDS encoding glycosyltransferase family 39 protein, with protein sequence MKKIKFTVDNLSYKGEKIKKILNSNNKTFMRNFLEKNKADIFFVILLLSISLLYNYHNILTHRPYSTHLWRQADCLSITMNYYMENRNFLEPAIHWVGEKDGKTVSECPLIYYSVAQLWKVFGYHEFIFRLINILIVFSGLFCLYKLIQIIISDSFWSFIITFLVFTSPILVYYSNNFTADAPAFGFVLTGSFFLWKGLNQQKKGWYYLSFLFFLLGGLIKISSLIIFIAILSIHIYLVLFSKKEKGQLYRWYNLIPYLIVLFVLFVWYSYAIHYNQKNISGIFLTGLYPIWDIDLITRKSIWSSFINDLVPAYFDKKALYLTLSLFITLFFFYRKMNKCLFFINVLVFLGVVSYILLFYKAFTVHDYYLTNLLIFIPLPFIAMLEMLKRNYSRIFKMLPLKIFVFCAVLLLIYETAVINRMKYSTSDWIVKTNFVVDKNAVDYWAWYHWDYANHLKAYETITPYLRSLGIERTDKVLSLPDRSINISLYFMDQKGFSGFGYADMTFDQRMNYYMNNDVQFLIIDSVLNKQDYLLPYLKHKIGDYQNLSVFDLK